The Acropora palmata chromosome 10, jaAcrPala1.3, whole genome shotgun sequence genome contains a region encoding:
- the LOC141893655 gene encoding uncharacterized protein LOC141893655 isoform X2 — protein MKETLAMNHRRDIYIEKLGLIPLSDEGGYFVETHRSPEEITVRKDNQRSLFTTIYYLMEPELGGKNFLNSNKSDITHFFHDGWPAKYIYVTPDGKVEEFTLGNDILKGHVLQKRVPGGCLKAARILTEEDGYAKFPGEIPFTLISEKMTPGFDFRDRSMPTAAEVKKDFPHLWPQLEEFIAPEKENQLVDS, from the exons ATGAAG GAAACATTAGCTATGAACCACAGAAGGGATATTTATATTGAGAAACTGGGCTTAATTCCCCTTTCTGACGAAGGAGGATATTTTGTAGAAACACACAGATCACCAGAAGAAATCACTGTTCGAAAGGACAACCAACGGAGTTTATTTACAACGATTTATTATCTGATGGAACCCGAACTGGGAGGAAAAAACTTCTTAAATAGTAATAAGAGCGATATAACGCATTTTTTCCACGATGGATGGCCAGCCAAATACATTTATGTAACACCGGATGGAAAAGTTGAAGAATTCACATTGggaaatgatattttaaaaggtCATGTGCTTCAGAAGAGAGTACCTGGTGGTTGCTTGAAGGCAGCGAGAATTTTAACGGAAGAGGATGGCTATGCCAAATTTCCAGGCGAGATTCCTTTTACGTTGATTTCCGAAAAAATGACTCCTGGCTTCGATTTCAGGGATCGCAGTATGCCGACCGCGGCCGAGGTGAAGAAAGATTTTCCACATTTATGGCCGCAGTTGGAGGAATTCATTGcaccagaaaaagaaaatcaattgGTTGACTCTTGA
- the LOC141893654 gene encoding uncharacterized protein LOC141893654: MAAESYPPHFAEPWKLSDVVLVVEDQRFHVHRGTLAIWSPVFEKMLSAEFKEKNNDEILLPGKKASEFEEMLQMMYPSLEEKLVTKENCYFLFELAHEYQIEVITQKCVNLMVSMVKDKREYDVVGMLIYAQKYQIKSLISTCIFEARRLTLRGLRQHRMRDQIEADNYVQIAEGIMQRFEEKYRDVKVTLEGQLKKVCESLMSHRGIYCRYNQRPKTTTGFLNKLRYEGEPWNLQCQPIPYIVEQLSEMNTQIESIPSLF; the protein is encoded by the coding sequence ATGGCTGCTGAAAGTTACCCGCCACATTTCGCGGAGCCATGGAAGCTCAGCGACGTCGTTCTTGTCGTTGAAGATCAACGATTTCACGTTCATCGAGGCACTCTTGCAATTTGGTCGCCTGTCTTCGAGAAGATGTTGTCGGCAGAATTCAAGGAGAAAAATAACGATGAAATTCTTCTTCCCGGGAAGAAAGCGAGCGAATTTGAAGAAATGTTGCAAATGATGTATCCATCTCTAGAAGAGAAACTCGTAACCAAGGAAAATTGCTATTTTCTGTTTGAACTTGCCCACGAATATCAAATAGAAGTCATTACTCAAAAGTGTGTGAATCTCATGGTGTCTATGGTCAAAGACAAGAGAGAATACGACGTAGTGGGTATGTTAATCTACGCTCAAAAGTACCAAATCAAATCGCTTATATCAACATGTATCTTTGAGGCACGGCGATTAACTTTAAGGGGATTGAGACAACATCGAATGCGTGACCAAATTGAAGCAGACAACTATGTACAGATTGCAGAGGGGATTATGCAACGTTTCGAGGAAAAATACAGAGATGTGAAAGTAACCTTGGAAGGCCAACTGAAAAAAGTATGTGAAAGTCTTATGTCTCATCGTGGCATATATTGCAGGTACAATCAACGGCCTAAGACCACGACTGGCTTTTTGAATAAGCTACGATACGAAGGCGAACCGTGGAATTTGCAATGTCAACCCATTCCTTATATTGTAGAACAATTAAGTGAAATGAATACGCAAATAGAATCCATTCCTTCTCTCTTTTGA
- the LOC141893655 gene encoding uncharacterized protein LOC141893655 isoform X3, translating to METLAMNHRRDIYIEKLGLIPLSDEGGYFVETHRSPEEITVRKDNQRSLFTTIYYLMEPELGGKNFLNSNKSDITHFFHDGWPAKYIYVTPDGKVEEFTLGNDILKGHVLQKRVPGGCLKAARILTEEDGYAKFPGEIPFTLISEKMTPGFDFRDRSMPTAAEVKKDFPHLWPQLEEFIAPEKENQLVDS from the exons ATG GAAACATTAGCTATGAACCACAGAAGGGATATTTATATTGAGAAACTGGGCTTAATTCCCCTTTCTGACGAAGGAGGATATTTTGTAGAAACACACAGATCACCAGAAGAAATCACTGTTCGAAAGGACAACCAACGGAGTTTATTTACAACGATTTATTATCTGATGGAACCCGAACTGGGAGGAAAAAACTTCTTAAATAGTAATAAGAGCGATATAACGCATTTTTTCCACGATGGATGGCCAGCCAAATACATTTATGTAACACCGGATGGAAAAGTTGAAGAATTCACATTGggaaatgatattttaaaaggtCATGTGCTTCAGAAGAGAGTACCTGGTGGTTGCTTGAAGGCAGCGAGAATTTTAACGGAAGAGGATGGCTATGCCAAATTTCCAGGCGAGATTCCTTTTACGTTGATTTCCGAAAAAATGACTCCTGGCTTCGATTTCAGGGATCGCAGTATGCCGACCGCGGCCGAGGTGAAGAAAGATTTTCCACATTTATGGCCGCAGTTGGAGGAATTCATTGcaccagaaaaagaaaatcaattgGTTGACTCTTGA
- the LOC141894789 gene encoding uncharacterized protein LOC141894789 produces MSAVLEASEEKTNGTRLARLVIDGGTHALRTLFCTMHPPATLQTVLSKNLLRLQTLKLRRAIFDSQWEALFPSSGLPPDAKTFDITLLHLLLREICYLAGPATGWNNLPIDSDVSSDANIVRIKCYRNELCHSISTGITNAEFKDKWDKISSTLVALGLDQKEIDRLKTEPIDHDTERRVKAEVKQWTLDFETQMYNLEQEVKQMKTEITKIQETFGEKNTEEVLNSLPDEVLEVFGRCEEIEQIIKTIQTERVAAVVITGGPGFGKSTVANKVAHRLAANQHYKTKVLFCSLRAKTTANDVATAMILSCNKNHSQPPDNPQHWLLNWSKQQTENVTFVLDNADDVLESSERPQFISILRDMRTLAQNVSFVVTSRRVFKDSSLKITEVRLKPLLPEDSKEVLISQVKDRAILNTLSKTTELVELCGCVPLALCIVGSLLTDYKEDELIASLGQRPLEVLREDESDDNSVEKAIKTSFDVLSKSEKEALVLMSAFPGSFSSEAAKAIITQCTKCTTQPIPILRSLKNRSLIEQPASYRYQIHPLIQAFLKQIDEYYHLVHRGIKVACTYFISRLTDGGNLYWSKDTCRESIQCFNEDRHNFTYFLKLCSFGLMKKDPDSVAIMENLVMKVSQISSIYLYLEMCLLPNVYVEFLKLSSDLLISSKQPASKQVELLCLLGHESRRAGNFNKYKEFQEKAIEVHSQNPEDFDREKVSDAFFHNNFARYLAYQGKLDEAKEKFDFCLRICEENLSVDYMYVQKGIILLFAGKEANRRNERHKAELKLNEALGLYQKVLGTHIMTAWVHRYLADFHLFHAEKSLGSPEDRQKSIKLYREALQMMADLGMKDHKECILSLVNLGICHQLEGSLEKAMKLYQEALNIAERELGEDHKRKVYVKIQMAYWHKVKGNMKEASALKDDAVKMSDKLALPDNEPRNKFLLHKI; encoded by the coding sequence ATGTCTGCTGTATTAGAAGCAtctgaagagaaaacaaatggcACTAGACTTGCAAGATTAGTGATTGACGGTGGAACACATGCTCTTAGAACACTTTTTTGCACTATGCATCCACCCGCCACCTTACAAACAGTGCTTTCGAAAAACCTTTTAAGGCTTCAAACGTTGAAGTTACGACGTGCGATATTCGACAGCCAGTGGGAAGCCTTGTTCCCTTCCTCAGGACTTCCGCCAGATGCCAAAACATTTGACATAACCCTTTTGCATTTGCTTCTTCGAGAGATTTGTTATTTGGCCGGGCCTGCCACGGGTTGGAACAACTTACCGATCGACAGTGATGTGAGTTCTGACGCAAACATAGTGCGAATCAAATGCTACAGAAATGAGCTATGCCATAGCATTTCTACAGGTATTACTAATGCGGAGTTTAAAGACAAATGGGACAAGATCTCCAGTACGCTGGTGGCCTTGGGACTCGACCAAAAAGAAATAGATCGACTCAAGACGGAACCCATCGATCACGATACCGAACGTCGTGTGAAGGCGGAAGTAAAACAGTGGACTCTCGATTTTGAGACACAAATGTACAACTTAGAGCAAGAAGTAAAGCAGATGAAAACCgaaatcacaaaaatacaagaaacTTTTGGAGAAAAGAATACCGAAGAAGTTTTAAACAGCCTCCCAGATGAAGTCCTCGAAGTGTTCGGTCGATGTGAAGAGATAGAACAAATCATCAAGACTATCCAAACAGAGCGAGTAGCAGCTGTTGTCATAACCGGGGGACCAGGGTTCGGAAAGTCGACGGTGGCCAACAAAGTGGCTCATCGACTAGCAGCTAATCAACATTACAAGActaaagttttgttttgttctctcagagccaaaacaacagcaaacgATGTAGCTACCGCAATGATTCTTTCCTGCAATAAAAACCACTCTCAACCGCCTGATAATCCCCAACACTGGCTTCTGAATTGGAGCAAGCAACAAACGGAAAATGTCACGTTTGTTTTGGACAATGCGGACGACGTTCTTGAGTCATCTGAACGACCTCAATTTATCAGCATTTTACGTGACATGAGAACCTTAGCACAAAATGTTAGCTTTGTAGTTACCTCTCGGAGAGTATTTAAAGATTCTAGTTTGAAGATCACAGAAGTGAGACTGAAGCCTTTGTTGCCTGAAGACTCCAAGGAAGTTCTCATTTCACAGGTCAAAGATCGTGCTATTTTAAACACGCTTTCGAAAACAACAGAGTTAGTTGAATTATGTGGTTGCGTGCCCCTTGCACTCTGCATTGTTGGCTCTTTGCTCACAGACTACAAAGAGGATGAACTAATCGCTAGTCTTGGGCAAAGGCCCTTGGAAGTGCTTAGAGAAGATGAAAGTGATGACAACTCTGTTGAAAAAGCAATCAAGACTTCCTTCGATGTTCTAAGCAAAAGTGAGAAAGAAGCCCTGGTTTTAATGTCCGCTTTTCCGGGTTCGTTTAGCTCTGAAGCTGCCAAAGCAATAATTACTCAATGCACAAAATGCACCACTCAACCAATACCTATTCTCCGTTCTTTGAAAAACCGATCACTCATTGAGCAGCCAgcatcatacagatatcaaaTCCATCCTCTTATCCAAGCATTTTTGAAGCAAATTGATGAATATTACCATCTAGTACACAGGGGAATCAAAGTTGCTTGTACATACTTCATATCTCGCCTTACTGATGGTGGTAACTTGTACTGGAGCAAGGACACATGCAGAGAGTCTATTCAATGCTTCAATGAAGACAGGCATAATTTTACGTATTTCCTCAAACTCTGTAGTTTTGGCTTAATGAAGAAAGATCCAGATAGTGTGGCAATTATGGAAAACTTAGTGATGAAGGTTTCCCAAATATCTTCAATATATTTGTATCTGGAAATGTGTCTGCTTCCAAATGTTTATGTTGAATTTCTTAAATTATCCTCTGATCTTCTGATATCCAGCAAGCAACCTGCCAGCAAACAAGTGGAACTGCTTTGTCTCCTTGGGCATGAGAGTAGAAGAGCGGGAAATTTCAACAAGTACAAAGAGTTCCAGGAAAAGGCGATCGAAGTGCACTCTCAAAATCCAGAAGACTTTGACAGAGAAAAGGTGTCAGATGCTTTTTTCCACAACAACTTTGCGCGTTATCTGGCATATCAAGGAAAGTTAgatgaagcaaaagaaaagtttgacTTTTGCCTGAGAATATGTGAGGAAAATCTGTCTGTTGATTACATGTATGTACAGAAAGGcataattttgctttttgccgGCAAAGAAGCCAACCGTCGCAATGAGCGTCATAAGGCAGAACTTAAATTGAATGAAGCATTAGGTCTGTATCAAAAGGTTCTTGGCACGCATATTATGACTGCTTGGGTTCATAGATACCTGGCtgattttcacctttttcaCGCTGAGAAAAGTTTGGGATCACCAGAAGACAGGCAGAAATCTATTAAACTGTACAGGGAGGCTTTACAAATGATGGCAGATCTTGGAATGAAGGACCACAAAGAGTGCATTCTAAGCCTGGTAAACTTGGGTATCTGTCACCAGTTAGAAGGCAGCCTAGAGAAAGCAATGAAATTGTATCAAGAAGCTTTGAACATTGCAGAAAGGGAGCTAGGAGAAGACCATAAAAGGAAAGTCTATGTGAAGATTCAAATGGCATACTGGCACAAAGTAAAAGGAAATATGAAGGAGGCAAGTGCACTAAAAGATGATGCAGTAAAGATGAGTGATAAGCTAGCACTGCCAGATAATGAACCACGCAATAAGTTTTTGCTTCACAAGATTTAG
- the LOC141893655 gene encoding uncharacterized protein LOC141893655 isoform X4, whose amino-acid sequence MNHRRDIYIEKLGLIPLSDEGGYFVETHRSPEEITVRKDNQRSLFTTIYYLMEPELGGKNFLNSNKSDITHFFHDGWPAKYIYVTPDGKVEEFTLGNDILKGHVLQKRVPGGCLKAARILTEEDGYAKFPGEIPFTLISEKMTPGFDFRDRSMPTAAEVKKDFPHLWPQLEEFIAPEKENQLVDS is encoded by the coding sequence ATGAACCACAGAAGGGATATTTATATTGAGAAACTGGGCTTAATTCCCCTTTCTGACGAAGGAGGATATTTTGTAGAAACACACAGATCACCAGAAGAAATCACTGTTCGAAAGGACAACCAACGGAGTTTATTTACAACGATTTATTATCTGATGGAACCCGAACTGGGAGGAAAAAACTTCTTAAATAGTAATAAGAGCGATATAACGCATTTTTTCCACGATGGATGGCCAGCCAAATACATTTATGTAACACCGGATGGAAAAGTTGAAGAATTCACATTGggaaatgatattttaaaaggtCATGTGCTTCAGAAGAGAGTACCTGGTGGTTGCTTGAAGGCAGCGAGAATTTTAACGGAAGAGGATGGCTATGCCAAATTTCCAGGCGAGATTCCTTTTACGTTGATTTCCGAAAAAATGACTCCTGGCTTCGATTTCAGGGATCGCAGTATGCCGACCGCGGCCGAGGTGAAGAAAGATTTTCCACATTTATGGCCGCAGTTGGAGGAATTCATTGcaccagaaaaagaaaatcaattgGTTGACTCTTGA
- the LOC141893657 gene encoding uncharacterized protein LOC141893657, which produces MDHRRKQYVQSLGLVPLPQEGGYFKETIRSPNKVPTKERDGGERNLFTTIYYMMTPELGGKNYLQRINSDCVYYFHDGWPAKYVLVSPEGKYQEHILGHDVSKGHVLQLFVPKGYLKAGKILVQEEGWAKFPGEAPFTLVSEQVSPGFDPRDRPELHADNINTSFPNLWPHLEEYLRPLDA; this is translated from the coding sequence ATGGACCACAGAAGGAAACAGTACGTTCAAAGTCTTGGGCTAGTTCCTTTACCTCAGGAAGGTGGTTATTTCAAGGAAACGATTCGATCGCCAAACAAAGTTCCAACGAAAGAGCGAGATGGTGGCGAGCGGAATCTGTTCACGACGATTTACTATATGATGACCCCAGAATTAGGTGGCAAGAACTATTTGCAGCGCATCAATAGCGATTGTGTTTACTATTTCCACGATGGATGGCCTGCGAAGTATGTTCTTGTCTCTCCAGAAGGGAAATATCAGGAGCATATTTTAGGTCACGATGTCTCGAAAGGTCATGTTTTACAGCTGTTTGTTCCAAAAGGTTACCTGAAAGCTGGAAAGATCTTAGTGCAAGAGGAAGGTTGGGCGAAATTTCCCGGTGAAGCGCCATTTACTCTGGTTTCAGAGCAGGTTTCTCCAGGATTTGACCCTAGAGATCGCCCTGAGCTTCATGCAGACAACATAAATACATCGTTTCCGAATCTGTGGCCTCATCTTGAGGAATATCTTCGACCCCTGGACGCCTGA
- the LOC141893656 gene encoding uncharacterized protein LOC141893656, protein MEILAMNHRRDIYIEKLGLIPLSEEGGHFAETHRSPEEITVRKDNQRSLFTTIYYLMEPELGGKNFLHSNRSDITHFFHDGWPAKYIYVTPDGKAEEFTLGNDILKGHVLQKRVPGGCLKAARILTEEDGYAKFPGEIPFTLISEKMTPGFDFRDRSVPTAAEVKKDFPHLWPQLEEFIAPEKENQLVDS, encoded by the exons ATG GAAATATTAGCTATGAACCACAGAAGGGATATTTATATCGAGAAACTGGGCTTAATTCCTCTTTCGGAAGAAGGGGGACATTTTGCAGAAACACACAGATCACCAGAAGAAATCACTGTTCGAAAGGACAACCAACGGAGTTTATTTACAACGATTTATTATCTGATGGAACCCGAACTGGGAGGAAAAAACTTCTTACATAGCAACAGAAGCGATATAACGCATTTTTTCCACGATGGATGGCCAGCCAAATACATTTATGTAACACCGGATGGAAAAGCTGAAGAATTCACATTGggaaatgatattttaaaaggtCATGTGCTTCAGAAGAGAGTACCTGGTGGTTGCTTGAAGGCAGCGAGAATTTTAACGGAAGAGGATGGCTATGCCAAATTTCCCGGCGAGATACCTTTTACGTTGATTTCCGAAAAAATGACTCCTGGCTTCGATTTCAGGGATCGCAGTGTGCCGACCGCGGCCGAGGTGAAGAAAGATTTTCCACATTTATGGCCGCAGTTGGAGGAATTCATTGcaccagaaaaagaaaatcaattgGTTGACTCTTGA
- the LOC141893652 gene encoding fructose-bisphosphate aldolase C-like — protein sequence MDAPLTAELKAELKKIAETIVTPGKGILAADESTGTMGKRLAGIGVENVEENRRAYRQLLFTSGAEMAKSISGVILFHETVYQKADDGTPFVKILRDNGIIPGIKVDKGVVSLAGTNGEGTTQGLDGLAERCAQYKKDGCDFAKWRCVLKISDHTPSELAIKENANVLARYATICQQNGLVPIVEPEILCDGNHTLERCQTVTEAVLSAQYKALVDHHVYLEGTLLKPNMVTAGQSCPTKYTPQDVAKATVTAFQRTLPAAVPGVVFLSGGQSEEEASVNLNAINQYPGKKPWALTFSFGRALQASALKAWSGKTEQVKAGQVEFLKRASANGLACQGKYSGGSGLAGGESLFVANHQY from the exons ATGGACGCTCCTTTAACAGCAGAATTGAAGGCAGAACTAAAGAAAATTGCTGAAACCATTGTAACTCCCGGCAAAGGGATCTTGGCTGCAGATGAAAGCACTGGTACGATGGGCAAACGTCTCGCTGGCATTGGAGTGGAGAATGTCGAGGAAAATCGTCGCGCGTACCGCCAACTTCTGTTCACTTCGGGAGCAGAAATGGCCAAAAGCATCAGTGGTGTGATCCTCTTCCACGAAACAGTTTACCAGAAGGCCGACGATGGAACGCCATTTGTGAAAATTCTGAGAGATAATGGCATAATTCCCGGTATCAAGGTGGACAAAGGTGTTGTATCGCTTGCCGGCACAAATGGCGAGGGAACAACACAAGGTCTGGACGGACTGGCCGAAAGATGTGCACAGTACAAGAAGGATGGCTGCGACTTCGCAAAATGGCGCTGTGTTCTGAAAATTAGTGATCACACACCTTCAGAGTTGGCCatcaaagaaaatgcaaatgtcCTTGCTCGCTATGCCACCATTTGTCAACAGAATGGGCTTGTTCCGATCGTCGAACCAGAGATCCTGTGCGATGGCAACCACACATTAGAACGCTGCCAAACTGTCACAGAAGCTGTTCTTTCTGCGCAGTACAAGGCTTTGGTCGACCATCATGTCTACCTCGAGGGAACTCTGCTCAAACCCAACATGGTTACAGCGG GTCAAAGCTGCCCCACCAAGTACACTCCCCAAGATGTTGCGAAAGCTACTGTCACTGCATTCCAACGCACGCTACCGGCAGCAGTTCCTGGCGTTGTGTTTCTGTCTGGTGGACAGTCGGAGGAGGAAGCATCTGTCAACCTCAATGCTATCAATCAGTATCCAG GCAAGAAGCCGTGGGCTCTGACCTTCTCTTTCGGTCGTGCCCTACAAGCAAGTGCGCTGAAGGCTTGGTCTGGAAAAACGGAGCAAGTGAAGGCTGGACAAGTAGAGTTCCTCAAGCGTGCTTCAGCAAATGGGCTTGCATGCCAAGGGAAATACTCTGGTGGTTCTGGACTCGCTGGAGGAGAAAGCCTGTTTGTCGCAAACCATCAGTATTAA